The Glutamicibacter mishrai DNA window GGTCATCGCGATGGCAACACCCACCGGAATGGCGATCAGCAGCCCATAGGCCAGCGTGAGACCGACCGAAGCGTTGTACAGGCCTGCCACGGCCGTCGGGCCAGGGTGTGGCGGGAGGAACGAGTGCATGGTGGACAGCGAGATCGACATTGGCAGGCCAACCCACAATAGATTCACCTTCGTGGCGCGCACCAGGGTGAAGGCCACGGGAACCAAAATGACGAATGCCACCTCGTAGAACATCGTGACACCAATGAGCATGGCCGAAATAACCATGGCCCACTGCACGCCGCGCTCTCCGAAGACCGCAAGGATCTTTTTCGCGATGCGCTGGGCAGCGCCGGCATCGCCCATGACGCGACCGATCATCGCGCCCAAGCCGATCACGATGGCGGTTCCGCCCAGTTGCCCACCCAGGCCCTCGGCAATGATTTCCGGGATGTCCGCGACTCCCGCCGGTTGCCCATCGAAGGTGAGCGAATCGGTCGCCACGGCCCAGAAGGCAACGAGGGTGGCGACAAGAATTAGGGAGATAAAGCCGTTGAGCTTGAACTTCATCATGAGAATCAGCAGCACAACAACAGCCAGCGCGACGATGAGCAATGGCATAGGTGACTCCAATCTGATGGACTGTGGGAAGAAAAGATGCGGGACACTGAATGGGATGCGAAGGCAATTCGGAAAAGTGAACTGGCGCATAGCTCTTTGTGCCAGCAATCACGTTAGTGAGTTCAATTCAGCCCGTCCAAGACTCGAACCGCATTCATTGATACCCAGCTGGCATCAGTCCCCCACTTCGACACCCTCAAACAGCCCGGCATCCCCGAAAATTCGCCATTCACGCCCGATCACGTTCAGTCTCCATGGAGATTAAATCGAGTCCGCGAGCCAGATTCTTGTGATCAGCATCACTGTTTGACAAGCTGTTTTTCGTCCGTATCAATCGTGGTTTTGACATGGAAAAGCAGGCCATGCCCCGCTCCTAAAAGGAGCGGAACATGGCCTGCTAGCGGTGTCTACGAGCGGCTGAGCTGCCCTTAGGAAGCCTTGACCGCCAGTACCGGATGTTCTGCCTGCAGCAGGATCCGCTGGGCCTGCGAGCCCATGATGAACTTGCCTACCTGGGAACGCTGGCGCAGGCCGATGACAATCAGCGAAACCTGGTGCTTGTCGGCCAAGCCGAGGAACTCCTCGGTGAGGTCGTCTCGATAGGTTGATTCAATGACCTGGGCTTGGACCCCTGCTTTGAGCGAAGCATCCAGCACCCGTGCCAGGTCTTCTTCTGAGGCCGTGTTCTTGTCCACCAATGATCCCTCGCGGGAGGAGTTGACGATGAGCAGTGTCTCATCGCGCAGCTTCGCTTCCTTGATCGCTGCAGCGACTGCGGCTTCGCCAACACTAGAAGGAACGTATCCGACGATTATGCTCATGCGTTTTCCTTTACCTTGTTTTCGGCAACCGTGGCTGCCAGCGAAGAGTTCTTCCGCTTGTCAATGGCGCTCTTGATGATTGGCCACACGGCGACAACAACGAAAAGAACCAGCAGGGTGGCCGAGATCGGCCGGGTGAAGAATCCTGTCGGATCGCCTTCAAGAACCAGCAGCGAACGACGCAGGTTGGATTCAAGCAAGCTGCCCAAGACAAAGGCCAGAACCAGTGGACCTGGTTCGAACCCGAACTTTTTCATCAGGTAACCGATAGCTCCAAAGAGCACCACGAGCAGCACATCGAACATCGAGTTGCGGATGGTGTAGGCACCGAGCATCGTGATGAGCGCGGTAATCGGCGCCAGGATCGCCGCACGCACACGCAGAATCCTCACGAAGACGCCGATCAGCGGAATGGACATGATCAGCAGGAGGATATTGCCGATGTACATCGAGTTCACCACGCCCCAGAACAGCTGCGGATCATTGCTGATCAGCTGTGGACCTGGCGTAATGCCCTGAATCAGCAGGGCACCGAAGATGATGGCCATGGTGGCGTTGGCGGGAATACCCAGGGTGAGCAGCGGGATGAACGAGCTGGTGGCAGCAGCGTTGTTGGCAGACTCCGGGCCGGCCACACCTTCGATGGCGCCCTTGCCGAACCGCGAAGGATCCTTGGCGGTCTTCTTCTCCATGGCATAGGAAGCCAGCGAGGCAATGGTCGCGCCGCCACCGGGAAGAATGCCCAGGAAGAATCCGAGCACGGACCCGCGGCCAATCGCACCGGACGCTTCTTTGATGTCCTTGCGCTTGGGCCAGACATTGGACACCTTCACCGGCGCATTGGCCGCGCGATGGCGTTCCTCGAGGTTGTAGAGGATCTCGCCGACGCCGAACAGGCCCATGGCGATCGGCACGAAGTCGATCCCATCAGCCAGCGACAGGTTGCCGAAGGTGAAGCGCTCAGCGCCGGTAAAGCCGTCGCGGCCAATCGTCGCCAGGAACAATCCGACGGCTGCTGCGATGATGGCCTTGATCTTGGTGCCGCCCGAGATGGTCGCGACCAGCAGGATGCCCAGCATTGCCAAGGCCGTGTATTCCGGCGGGCCGAAGTCCAGCGCGAAGCTGGCCACCAGCGGAGCCAGGAAGGTCAACCCGATGATCGAGATGGTGGCGCCGAAGAAGGAACCGATGGCGGCAATGCCCAAAGCGGCGCCCGCCCTGCCCTGCTTGGCCATCACGTATCCGTCGAAAACGGTGACCACGGAGCTTGCCTCGCCGGGCAGCCGCAGCAGTACCGAAGTGATGGTTCCGCCGTATTGCGCGCCGTAGAAAATGCCGGCCAGCATGATGATGGCGGTGACTGGTTCCACGCCATAGGTCATCGGCAGCAAGATGGCGATGGTTGCCGCTGGCCCCAGGCCGGGCAGCACGCCGATGAGCATGCCGACCACGACGCCCAGCAGGCAGTACAGAAGGTTTGTAGGATCCAGGACGACGTTGAAGCCGTCGAGGACCGGTCCGAAGAATTCCATGCGAATAAGCCTTTACGTGCTTTAGAAAAGTCGAGGGATCGTGGTGCCCAAGGCTGCGATGAAAATTGCGTAGAAGGCGAGAACGATCAAGATCGAATAGATCGTGGCCGACCTCCAGCGCTCACCGCCCAGCCAGCGCATCCACACGAAGCACAGCAGTAGCGATGGGATTTCGAAGCCGATGACCGGCATGAGGACCACCATCAGGATCAGCGTGCCGAACCCGATCGCGGCGTACCAGCTCAGGGCACTGAACTTCTCCCCGTCCTTGCCGCCGCGGCGGCCGACAATCACCTGCGCGATGGCCATCACGGAAGCAATGAGCGAAATAATAAAAGGCCACATGCCCGCGGCCGGCTCGGATGGAGTCCCCAATCCGAGCCCGGCCGAGAGCACCATGCCGGCGATGCCCGAGCCCAGGACCACCAAGGAGGAGAGCAGATTGGCAATCGGGCCAGCGGGTTCCGCGGCCTCGGCTTCCCACTGCGCGGCCAGCTCTTCAGGGGTTAGCGCTTCTTCAATGTCAGGCGCCTGCGCCACCTGGGTTTCCTCAACGCTGGCTTCAGCAGCATGCCGCGCGCGTTTCTCGTCCATAAGTTTCATCCTGGGATTCTCGCTTTCGCGTCTCGATGCGGGCTCGGTTGGCTACTTGCCAGCGAGCGAGATCCCGTGCTCGTCGGTGAGTTCCTTGTAGGTCGAAGCCAGTTCCTTCCATTCGGAAACCACTTCTTCGCCGCTGATCTCGTGAGGAGTCAGCATGTTCTTTTCGTTGAACGACTTGTAGCTGTCGGCTGCGGTGGCGTCCTTGATCGATGCCACCAGCTTCTCCTTGGCCTCGTCGCTCAGGCCCTTGGGGGCGGCGATGGCGCGGTACTGGGAGACTGGAACTTCGTAGCCGGCTTCGATGGCAGTAGGCACATCAGGGAGGAACTCGTTGCGCTCCTTGGAGAAGACGACAATCGGGGTCACCTTGCCGGCGTCGATCTGCGGCTTTGCTTCGCCCAACTGGATGGTGGACACCTGGACCTGGTCCCCCATGACCGCGGTCAGTGCCGGTGAGCCGGAATCGAAGGGAACCGTGGTTCCGTCAATGTCAGCCTGAGCCATCAGAAGTTCCTGGGCCAGCTGCGAACCGGTCCCCACGCCGGTAGTGCCGAAAGACAGCTTCTTCTTGCTCTTCTTGATGTCGTCAATGCTCTTAACACCTGAGGCGGTGCTGGCAACCATGACGTAGTCATCCTGGGACAGCCCCATGAGCACATCCAGGTCATCGAGCGAGACGGTCTCGTCTTCAGAAACAGCCAGCGGCGTAATGGTGATCAGCGATGCGTTCAGCAGAACCAGGTTCTGGCCGTCCGGTTCCATGGCAGCGACTTCCTTGGTGGCCAACGCCCCATTGGCACCAGCCTTGTTTACCACTGGCATGGAAACGCCAAGAGAATCTGCCATGCCTTCAGCGGCAGCTCGGGCAATCAGATCCGTTGATCCGCCTGGGGCCTGGCCCACGGTCATGGTCACCGGACCGGAAGGGAAGCTGCTGGATTCCTTGCTTCCTGCTCCAACGTTTCCACCGCAAGCGGTCAATGCCAGGACGGCACCAGTGGCGGTCAGCGCGAGCATCGTGCGACGAGTCATACGGTTTTTCATGATGTTCTCCTGCGTCTTCGAGTGTATGTGACCCGGATCCTTACCTTGCGTGAGGTAAGTCACCTTGCTGGTCCCGGATATAGCCTAGAAACTAGAAGTGATGCATGTCCAAGGCTGAATGTGCATGGAGTGATTCCCGGAAGGTATTGAATGTTTACTCTGGATCAGGCCCGAAGCTTTGTTGCGGTGGCAGAAGAATTGCATTTCGGTCGCGCGGCCGAACGGCTGAACATGACGCAGCCGCCGTTGAGCCGGCAAATCCAGAAGCTTGAGCGCACGGTGGGCGTCGAATTATTGGAACGTGATAACCGCCGCGTCTCGCTTACCGCAGCAGGCCAGGCATTCTTGCAAGATGCCCGGCGCCTGGTCATTGCCGCCGAACGCGCTCCGGATAATGCGCGACGGATCGCCGCCGGACAGCTGGGAGAACTGCGCATCGGGTTCACCGCCGCTTCCGGCTTCAGCCTGCTGGGCCCGTTGCTAGGAGAGATCTCGGCCCAGATGCCGCAGGTTCATGTGGAACTCGCCGAAATGGTGACCAGTGAACAAGTCGATGCGCTGCTCGATGGCGACCTGGATTTGGGGCTGGCCCGCCCGCCGTTTGATGAATCGCTCTTCGAATCGGCGTTGCTGTTTTCCGAGGGCCTTGTGGCAGCAGTTCCGGCCAACCATCCACT harbors:
- a CDS encoding universal stress protein, with product MSIIVGYVPSSVGEAAVAAAIKEAKLRDETLLIVNSSREGSLVDKNTASEEDLARVLDASLKAGVQAQVIESTYRDDLTEEFLGLADKHQVSLIVIGLRQRSQVGKFIMGSQAQRILLQAEHPVLAVKAS
- a CDS encoding Bug family tripartite tricarboxylate transporter substrate binding protein translates to MKNRMTRRTMLALTATGAVLALTACGGNVGAGSKESSSFPSGPVTMTVGQAPGGSTDLIARAAAEGMADSLGVSMPVVNKAGANGALATKEVAAMEPDGQNLVLLNASLITITPLAVSEDETVSLDDLDVLMGLSQDDYVMVASTASGVKSIDDIKKSKKKLSFGTTGVGTGSQLAQELLMAQADIDGTTVPFDSGSPALTAVMGDQVQVSTIQLGEAKPQIDAGKVTPIVVFSKERNEFLPDVPTAIEAGYEVPVSQYRAIAAPKGLSDEAKEKLVASIKDATAADSYKSFNEKNMLTPHEISGEEVVSEWKELASTYKELTDEHGISLAGK
- a CDS encoding tripartite tricarboxylate transporter permease → MEFFGPVLDGFNVVLDPTNLLYCLLGVVVGMLIGVLPGLGPAATIAILLPMTYGVEPVTAIIMLAGIFYGAQYGGTITSVLLRLPGEASSVVTVFDGYVMAKQGRAGAALGIAAIGSFFGATISIIGLTFLAPLVASFALDFGPPEYTALAMLGILLVATISGGTKIKAIIAAAVGLFLATIGRDGFTGAERFTFGNLSLADGIDFVPIAMGLFGVGEILYNLEERHRAANAPVKVSNVWPKRKDIKEASGAIGRGSVLGFFLGILPGGGATIASLASYAMEKKTAKDPSRFGKGAIEGVAGPESANNAAATSSFIPLLTLGIPANATMAIIFGALLIQGITPGPQLISNDPQLFWGVVNSMYIGNILLLIMSIPLIGVFVRILRVRAAILAPITALITMLGAYTIRNSMFDVLLVVLFGAIGYLMKKFGFEPGPLVLAFVLGSLLESNLRRSLLVLEGDPTGFFTRPISATLLVLFVVVAVWPIIKSAIDKRKNSSLAATVAENKVKENA
- a CDS encoding LysR family transcriptional regulator, which translates into the protein MFTLDQARSFVAVAEELHFGRAAERLNMTQPPLSRQIQKLERTVGVELLERDNRRVSLTAAGQAFLQDARRLVIAAERAPDNARRIAAGQLGELRIGFTAASGFSLLGPLLGEISAQMPQVHVELAEMVTSEQVDALLDGDLDLGLARPPFDESLFESALLFSEGLVAAVPANHPLAQSKHEITFEDLRDEPLIMHSPTKARYFYDLVVRLIDVEHKNVRHTVSQILTMIALVSAGRGIAFVPESAKLLGVPGVSYLRLPEVREDPVQLHAIWSRTSKNPALERLVNIVRGSLHGNDAD
- a CDS encoding tripartite tricarboxylate transporter TctB family protein, producing MDEKRARHAAEASVEETQVAQAPDIEEALTPEELAAQWEAEAAEPAGPIANLLSSLVVLGSGIAGMVLSAGLGLGTPSEPAAGMWPFIISLIASVMAIAQVIVGRRGGKDGEKFSALSWYAAIGFGTLILMVVLMPVIGFEIPSLLLCFVWMRWLGGERWRSATIYSILIVLAFYAIFIAALGTTIPRLF